The Candidatus Methylacidiphilales bacterium sequence TCGCTGAACTGGCTGGTGATGCTCCGGCTGTTGTCCATGTATTCATGCTGCCACGAGGCGCCAAAATGGGGCGCCGCGGTAACCTTGCCGTTGCACAGGACTGCCTGATAACGGAATTGTCCGCCGAGTCGGCTTCGGAGCGAATCCGCGTTTTGGTTGTTGATGGCCAGGTTGGCGGCACCGGCGCCATTCTCAGTAAAGCCGTCAATGTCAAGGTGGACATACTGAAGCGCCGCAGTCGGGCCAAAGGTGAAATCGCCGTGGCGGAATTCGTAGCCGCCATCCAGATTGGCGTCGTACTGATTGCCATTGGTGGAGCCATTGGCGGTGGTTCCAAAGAATGGGATCGCGCGGTTTTCGTTGTAGCTGTTGTAATTATAGGCGGCAAGTGCATTGGCATACCAACCATGATCAGCATAGCTGGCATACACGCCCGGCGAATAACTATCGACGCGGCTCTTGCTGCCATCGTGGTCCAGCGTTGCGTCTGTGTGGCCGTAGGAAAAGAGTCCGCCCACAGTCCAGCTTTTGTCGAGACGGTAATCAGCCCCGGCCGTAACTCCGGTGGTGGTATAATCCGAATGCGCAACGTTGTCGTCATGTCCGATGTCGGCAAGAACAGCCGCACCACTGATAAAGAAACTGCTGCGATTGTTTTCGTTGAGCGGGGCAGGCTTGCCATTGGCGATCGGAGTGGATGAGTCGCTGATCGTATT is a genomic window containing:
- a CDS encoding autotransporter outer membrane beta-barrel domain-containing protein, producing LISSQGLNNNQQSTLGPINTGLSNGNSDSGFVALSTALINQGSGLASALDQLSPQKLQVWDRIAFDNFGFTASQVDNHLAGQRNGQSGFDTSGLQVLDPSMLPVLAQIQHSLLAWNPPAHSNTISDSSTPIANGKPAPLNENNRSSFFISGAAVLADIGHDDNVAHSDYTTTGVTAGADYRLDKSWTVGGLFSYGHTDATLDHDGSKSRVDSYSPGVYASYADHGWYANALAAYNYNSYNENRAIPFFGTTANGSTNGNQYDANLDGGYEFRHGDFTFGPTAALQYVHLDIDGFTENGAGAANLAINNQNADSLRSRLGGQFRYQAVLCNGKVTAAPHFGASWQHEYMDNSRSITSQFSEFGGGSFNVSTSSPERESALLDFGFDTRWNNSLDLFLGYQAQVGQSDFFAQSVQAGLKINF